The following coding sequences are from one Mycobacterium bourgelatii window:
- a CDS encoding SAM-dependent methyltransferase, with product MARTENDTWDLATSVGATATMVAAARAAASRQPNPIINDPYAAPLVCAAGVEFFARLARGDLAYSDLGSAWIADFFAVRAHFFDQFFPDAMAAGIQQAVIVGSGLDSRVYRLAWPAEAVVYEIDQPAVLEFKTSTLAEIGASPSVELRTVGTDLRQDWPTALREAGFDSSSPSAWMLEGLMIGYLPGDAQNRMLDDITALSAKGSRLVADHLPRGAQSIGALMEELAGAWRQYGLDADLSGLTYTHERNDADNYLQTHGWATTSRELSDLLQAAGVSAGDMDTSSSGQGAIRYLLAARTAR from the coding sequence ATGGCAAGAACTGAGAACGACACCTGGGACCTCGCGACGAGCGTGGGGGCGACGGCCACCATGGTCGCTGCGGCCAGGGCAGCGGCCAGTCGGCAGCCGAATCCGATCATCAACGATCCGTACGCCGCACCGCTGGTCTGCGCTGCCGGTGTCGAATTCTTCGCGCGGTTGGCACGTGGTGACCTCGCGTATTCCGATCTCGGAAGTGCTTGGATAGCCGATTTTTTCGCGGTACGGGCGCACTTCTTCGACCAGTTCTTCCCAGACGCGATGGCGGCCGGTATCCAGCAGGCGGTGATCGTCGGCTCGGGGCTGGACTCGCGTGTCTACCGGCTGGCATGGCCGGCGGAAGCCGTGGTCTACGAGATCGATCAACCCGCGGTGCTTGAGTTCAAAACCTCGACGTTGGCCGAAATCGGCGCGAGTCCGTCGGTCGAATTGCGCACGGTGGGAACCGATCTGCGGCAGGACTGGCCAACGGCACTGCGGGAGGCAGGCTTTGACAGCTCAAGTCCCAGCGCGTGGATGCTCGAGGGACTGATGATCGGATATCTCCCCGGTGACGCGCAGAACCGGATGTTGGACGACATCACCGCACTCAGCGCCAAGGGCAGCCGACTTGTCGCCGACCATCTACCACGCGGGGCCCAGTCCATCGGAGCCTTGATGGAGGAGCTTGCTGGAGCCTGGCGACAGTACGGGCTCGACGCCGACCTCAGCGGGCTGACGTATACGCATGAACGCAACGACGCAGACAATTACTTGCAAACGCACGGGTGGGCCACCACCTCGCGCGAATTGAGCGATCTGCTGCAGGCGGCGGGGGTGTCGGCCGGTGACATGGACACCAGCTCCAGCGGGCAGGGCGCAATCAGATACCTGCTCGCCGCGCGGACCGCCCGATGA
- a CDS encoding FAD-dependent oxidoreductase has product MSESKGNAVVLGAGIAGLLAARVLADFYGDVTVVERDSLPNGPRNRRGVPQGGLPHIPTARATQSMEKLFPGFLADLVAGGARVWDDGDLSRLCMNFGGHQLLRSGNIPDPGSIVVHYAHRPFLEWRLRRRVLDIPNVTFAEAHDAVRLTSNGQLGRVTGVVLARRDSGAQRTLLADLVVDATGRGSRTPVLLEQLGYPRPPESELKVHVTYSGLPVYVAPGGLRENITLTAAEPKRPLAFAMFAGENDNYMLAVQTLAGRPAPTDRASLFDCLTDVAPPHVLAAARSAEPLADLMQYKFRANRWRHYDRLTHRPDGLIVMGDAMCTFNPLYGQGMTIAAVEALILRDCLRHGDEDLPRRFFRRAAKEAGVAWRMAVSSDLALPQIAGKRTASVRIRNAVVDRMVTAAETDPLVVQRFLHLMNMVGRRGPLTTASTLLRTVFR; this is encoded by the coding sequence TTGTCTGAATCGAAAGGTAATGCCGTAGTCCTGGGGGCCGGTATCGCCGGACTGCTGGCAGCGCGGGTGCTTGCCGATTTCTACGGTGATGTGACCGTCGTCGAACGTGATTCATTGCCCAACGGACCGCGCAACCGTCGGGGAGTGCCCCAGGGCGGGTTGCCCCACATCCCGACGGCACGCGCCACACAAAGCATGGAAAAGCTGTTCCCTGGCTTCCTTGCCGACCTTGTCGCCGGCGGTGCGCGGGTGTGGGACGACGGTGATCTGTCGCGACTCTGCATGAACTTCGGCGGGCACCAACTGTTGCGGTCCGGCAACATTCCCGACCCCGGTTCGATCGTCGTCCACTACGCGCATCGGCCATTTCTCGAATGGCGGCTGCGTCGACGCGTTTTGGACATCCCTAACGTGACGTTTGCCGAGGCCCACGACGCGGTGCGGCTGACTTCGAACGGGCAGCTCGGCCGGGTGACCGGCGTGGTGTTGGCCCGGCGCGACTCCGGTGCCCAACGAACTCTTTTGGCGGACCTGGTGGTGGATGCCACCGGCCGCGGCTCCCGGACGCCGGTTCTGCTGGAGCAATTGGGCTATCCTCGTCCGCCGGAAAGTGAGCTGAAGGTGCATGTCACCTACTCCGGTCTGCCGGTCTACGTTGCGCCGGGCGGGTTGCGGGAGAACATCACCCTCACTGCGGCCGAGCCAAAGCGCCCACTGGCTTTCGCCATGTTCGCCGGCGAGAACGACAACTACATGCTGGCGGTGCAGACACTGGCTGGGCGCCCGGCGCCGACCGACCGCGCCTCGTTGTTCGACTGCCTGACCGATGTCGCACCACCACATGTGCTAGCGGCCGCGCGGTCCGCGGAACCACTCGCCGACCTCATGCAGTACAAATTCCGGGCCAACCGTTGGCGACACTACGACAGGCTGACCCACCGGCCGGATGGCCTGATCGTAATGGGCGACGCCATGTGCACCTTCAACCCGCTCTACGGCCAGGGCATGACGATCGCCGCCGTCGAGGCCTTGATCCTGCGCGATTGTCTGCGCCACGGCGACGAAGATCTGCCGCGGCGCTTCTTTCGCCGCGCGGCGAAAGAAGCGGGCGTGGCTTGGCGGATGGCGGTGAGTTCTGACCTCGCGCTGCCGCAGATAGCGGGGAAGCGAACCGCGTCGGTGCGGATCCGAAACGCGGTTGTTGACCGCATGGTCACGGCGGCAGAAACCGATCCGCTGGTGGTACAGCGATTCCTGCACCTGATGAACATGGTCGGCCGCCGCGGACCGCTCACCACCGCATCGACATTGTTGCGCACCGTATTTCGATGA
- a CDS encoding TIGR03617 family F420-dependent LLM class oxidoreductase has translation MQIDVMMVPQPLGQIGELARQTQDAGFSGMLFTETGRTAYLNAAVASQAAPGLELSTGVAVAFPRSPFVTAASAWELQEATGGKFRLGLGTQVRTHVVRRYGVEFERPGPRLRDYVRAVKACFAAFRTGKLDYHGEFYNLDFITPQWSAGPIDAPDPKVDVAAVNPWMLRMAGEVADGVHVHPLGEPGYLARHVLPSISAGAEKAGRSPSDIAVIVPVLTIVGDSDEEREKDRQLVRSSMAFYSSTPNYSFIWDEAGFEGTTARIREKQKAGDFAGMAAQITDEHIATLATESTWDGLAQALTDKYEGIATRLALYNAVGDPERFERYGEVARQLQR, from the coding sequence GTGCAGATTGACGTGATGATGGTTCCGCAGCCACTGGGCCAGATCGGAGAGCTGGCCCGTCAAACTCAAGACGCCGGCTTCTCCGGCATGCTGTTCACCGAGACTGGGCGCACCGCCTATCTCAACGCCGCCGTCGCCTCACAGGCCGCGCCGGGGCTCGAGTTGTCCACCGGGGTCGCCGTGGCATTTCCGCGCAGCCCCTTCGTCACCGCGGCCTCGGCGTGGGAATTGCAGGAGGCGACGGGCGGAAAGTTCCGGCTCGGCCTGGGCACGCAAGTACGCACCCACGTGGTGCGCCGTTACGGCGTGGAATTCGAGCGGCCCGGTCCGAGGCTGCGCGACTACGTCCGCGCGGTGAAGGCGTGCTTTGCCGCGTTTCGGACGGGAAAGTTGGACTACCACGGCGAGTTCTACAACCTGGACTTCATCACCCCCCAGTGGAGTGCGGGACCGATCGACGCGCCCGACCCCAAAGTCGATGTGGCAGCGGTGAATCCGTGGATGCTGCGGATGGCTGGCGAGGTCGCCGACGGGGTACACGTCCACCCGCTCGGCGAACCCGGCTATCTGGCCCGCCACGTACTGCCCAGCATCTCCGCCGGCGCCGAAAAGGCGGGACGGTCCCCATCGGACATCGCGGTCATCGTGCCCGTTTTGACGATCGTCGGGGACAGCGACGAGGAGCGCGAGAAAGACCGCCAGCTTGTCCGGTCCAGCATGGCCTTCTACTCGAGCACGCCCAACTATTCCTTCATCTGGGACGAAGCCGGTTTCGAGGGAACGACCGCGCGGATTCGGGAGAAGCAGAAGGCCGGGGACTTCGCGGGTATGGCCGCCCAGATCACCGACGAGCACATCGCCACACTCGCCACCGAATCGACGTGGGACGGGCTGGCTCAAGCCCTGACCGACAAATACGAGGGCATCGCGACGCGGCTCGCGCTGTACAACGCCGTCGGCGATCCGGAGCGGTTCGAACGCTACGGCGAGGTGGCACGCCAGCTGCAGCGGTGA
- a CDS encoding HD domain-containing protein produces MTTHSIEAVAGIIIPDTPLVREVTEYIRDVEDDLLFDHSRRVFLFGALHGRRLGLQPDLEMLYVGAMFHDIGLTPRYRESMLRFEVDGANAARDFLLERGYDRADAEKVWLGIALHTTPGVPEFLDPEIALVTAGVETDVLGMGREDLVPEALDAVTAAHPRPDFKNRIIAAFNEGMKHRPESTFGTMNDDVLAHFDPNFKRANFVDIIRNNSWPE; encoded by the coding sequence ATGACCACTCACTCCATCGAAGCCGTAGCCGGCATCATCATCCCGGACACACCGCTGGTACGCGAAGTCACCGAATACATCCGCGACGTCGAAGACGATCTGCTTTTCGACCATTCCCGACGGGTGTTCCTGTTCGGTGCGCTGCACGGTCGCCGGCTGGGTCTGCAGCCGGACCTGGAGATGCTGTACGTCGGTGCGATGTTTCACGACATTGGGCTGACGCCGCGCTACCGGGAGTCCATGTTGCGCTTTGAGGTCGACGGCGCCAACGCGGCGCGCGACTTCCTGCTTGAGCGTGGTTACGACCGGGCCGACGCCGAGAAGGTGTGGCTGGGCATCGCCCTGCACACGACGCCGGGCGTGCCGGAATTCCTGGACCCCGAAATCGCTTTGGTCACAGCCGGTGTCGAGACTGATGTGCTCGGCATGGGCCGCGAGGACCTGGTACCCGAGGCATTGGATGCGGTGACGGCGGCACACCCGCGACCAGACTTCAAGAATCGCATCATCGCGGCCTTCAACGAGGGCATGAAGCACCGCCCGGAGAGCACCTTCGGCACCATGAACGACGACGTGCTCGCGCACTTCGACCCGAACTTCAAGCGGGCGAACTTCGTGGACATCATCCGCAACAACAGCTGGCCCGAGTAG
- a CDS encoding nitroreductase family protein, with amino-acid sequence MDIYEALYTTRMMRRLRSDPIPLDTQARILDAAVRAPNGGNTQRWHFLAVDDPKLKGQFAQLFRQARALEYEKFSSGTGPMAAAAPGVDPTAHAENMRRIKGSGNYLADHFEEIPLLLFVFAIDDLGGANIYPAIWSALLAARAEGVGGVMTMVLRNCEDKVNELLGVPVEEGWRMSAMLALGYPRGRWGVAANRLPVQEVSSRNHWDAPFGVEVPQPLWPPQDGTETVLTAVG; translated from the coding sequence ATGGACATTTACGAGGCGCTGTACACCACCAGAATGATGCGGCGGTTGCGGTCGGACCCGATCCCGCTGGACACCCAAGCGCGGATCCTCGATGCGGCCGTTCGTGCGCCGAACGGCGGAAACACCCAACGCTGGCACTTCCTTGCGGTGGACGACCCGAAGCTGAAAGGCCAATTCGCTCAACTGTTTCGGCAGGCCCGCGCTTTGGAATACGAGAAGTTCAGCTCGGGGACGGGACCGATGGCCGCGGCGGCACCCGGCGTGGATCCAACCGCGCACGCCGAGAATATGCGCCGGATCAAGGGTTCGGGCAATTACCTTGCCGACCACTTTGAAGAGATTCCGTTGTTGCTCTTCGTCTTCGCTATCGACGATCTTGGTGGCGCCAACATCTATCCGGCGATCTGGAGCGCGCTGCTCGCTGCGCGTGCCGAGGGAGTCGGCGGTGTCATGACCATGGTGCTCCGCAACTGTGAAGACAAGGTGAACGAGTTGCTGGGCGTGCCGGTCGAGGAGGGCTGGCGGATGTCGGCCATGCTGGCCCTGGGTTACCCGCGGGGCCGCTGGGGTGTTGCCGCCAACCGGCTTCCGGTGCAGGAGGTATCGTCCCGCAATCACTGGGATGCACCGTTCGGTGTCGAGGTACCGCAGCCGTTGTGGCCGCCTCAGGATGGAACCGAAACGGTCCTGACGGCCGTCGGATAG
- a CDS encoding UbiX family flavin prenyltransferase has translation MRLVVGMTGATGAALGIRLLEVLRDLDVETHLVLSDWARATIKMETDHTVNDVRALASHAYSARDLAAGISSGSFRTDGMVVCPCSMKTLSAIRIGFSDNLITRAADVTLKERRKLVLVAREAPLSEIHLDNMHYLARMGAVIFPPTVAYYARPTSIDEATNYVVGRVIDQLGIEHDLIKRWKDGVNGTRSVAGVTL, from the coding sequence ATGCGCTTGGTAGTTGGCATGACCGGTGCAACCGGAGCCGCCCTCGGTATTCGGCTGCTCGAAGTCCTCCGCGACCTTGACGTCGAAACCCATCTCGTACTGAGTGATTGGGCTCGCGCGACGATCAAAATGGAGACGGATCACACCGTCAACGACGTCCGGGCATTGGCGTCACACGCATACAGCGCCCGCGATCTCGCCGCCGGCATCTCCAGTGGGTCGTTCCGCACGGACGGCATGGTTGTCTGCCCGTGCAGCATGAAGACCTTGAGCGCGATTCGAATCGGCTTCAGCGACAATCTCATCACCCGTGCTGCCGACGTGACACTGAAGGAACGCCGCAAGCTGGTTCTGGTCGCGCGTGAGGCACCATTGAGCGAGATCCATTTGGACAACATGCATTACCTGGCGCGGATGGGGGCGGTGATCTTCCCGCCGACGGTGGCCTACTACGCGCGACCCACGTCCATCGACGAGGCGACGAACTACGTCGTCGGCCGGGTCATCGACCAACTCGGCATCGAGCACGACCTGATCAAACGCTGGAAAGACGGCGTGAATGGCACGCGATCGGTTGCGGGGGTGACACTGTGA
- a CDS encoding TetR/AcrR family transcriptional regulator, whose translation MPAAKSKPVKSARTYRSELRTKGARETRRNILDTAMRLFLERGYGKVTVADIASEAALALPTVYASAGGKAAILATLIEEAMQDPIVAETLAAVRKAKSATDVLKIAAHGTRVDNERYHDIIEVMKYAAAVDATATDILQESDVGYRQALGQIARKLRTLKALPRGVTEAKATDILWFYFGHEAWHRLVAERGWSWDDAERWLLAQTSAALIRPQVS comes from the coding sequence ATGCCGGCAGCCAAGTCCAAGCCGGTGAAGTCCGCCCGCACCTACCGGTCGGAGTTGCGGACCAAAGGGGCGCGGGAGACCCGCAGAAACATCCTCGACACCGCGATGCGGTTGTTCCTCGAGCGCGGCTACGGCAAGGTGACCGTCGCCGACATCGCAAGCGAAGCAGCGCTGGCATTGCCCACGGTCTACGCCAGCGCCGGCGGCAAGGCGGCCATTCTGGCGACGCTCATCGAAGAAGCGATGCAGGATCCCATCGTCGCCGAAACGCTCGCCGCGGTGCGCAAGGCCAAGTCCGCCACCGACGTCCTCAAGATCGCCGCGCACGGTACTCGGGTGGACAACGAGCGCTATCACGACATCATCGAAGTGATGAAATACGCTGCCGCAGTAGACGCTACGGCAACGGACATCCTTCAGGAGTCCGACGTGGGGTATCGGCAGGCGTTGGGTCAGATCGCACGGAAGCTGCGCACACTCAAGGCGCTACCCCGCGGCGTGACCGAGGCCAAAGCGACGGACATCCTGTGGTTCTACTTCGGGCACGAGGCGTGGCACCGACTTGTCGCCGAGCGTGGCTGGTCCTGGGACGACGCCGAGCGGTGGCTGCTGGCGCAAACCTCCGCGGCGTTGATTCGGCCCCAGGTCAGTTAA
- a CDS encoding GlxA family transcriptional regulator → MLDVAGAGEVFAEANRFGANYRLKIASVNGGDVVTSIGTRLGVTDAISSIEAADTVMVAGSDHLPRRPIDPALVEAVRSIAGRTKRLASICTGSFVLAQAGLLDGRRATTHWHDVRLFARAFPEITVEPDAIFVRDGDIFTSAGISAGIDLALSLVEADHGTDLVRAVARWLVVYLKRAGGQSQFSVLVEADPPPESPLRKVTDAISADPAANHTVNSLAARASLSTRQLTRLFQSELGTTPARYVELVRIDAARAALDAGRTVADTARLAGFGSPESLRRVFVDHLGVSPKAYRERFRTASRS, encoded by the coding sequence ATGCTGGACGTCGCGGGCGCGGGCGAGGTCTTTGCCGAGGCCAACAGGTTCGGCGCCAATTACCGGTTGAAGATCGCGTCGGTCAACGGCGGCGACGTCGTCACTTCGATCGGCACCCGGCTGGGCGTGACCGACGCCATTTCCTCGATCGAAGCGGCCGACACCGTCATGGTCGCCGGCAGCGACCACCTGCCCCGGCGGCCCATCGACCCTGCCCTGGTCGAGGCGGTCAGATCGATCGCGGGCCGGACCAAGCGGCTGGCGTCGATCTGCACCGGTTCGTTCGTTCTTGCGCAGGCCGGTCTGCTCGACGGCCGACGCGCGACCACGCACTGGCATGACGTTCGGCTGTTCGCTCGGGCTTTCCCTGAGATCACCGTCGAGCCGGACGCGATTTTCGTCCGCGACGGTGACATCTTCACCTCAGCCGGGATATCGGCCGGCATCGACCTGGCGCTGTCGCTGGTCGAAGCGGATCACGGCACCGACCTGGTGCGTGCCGTGGCCCGCTGGTTGGTCGTCTACCTCAAACGGGCGGGCGGGCAGTCGCAATTCTCGGTGCTTGTCGAGGCCGACCCGCCGCCGGAGTCTCCGCTGCGCAAGGTCACCGATGCTATCTCGGCCGACCCCGCTGCCAACCACACCGTGAATTCGCTTGCGGCGCGGGCGTCTTTGAGCACCCGGCAGTTGACGCGGCTCTTCCAGTCCGAGCTCGGCACCACGCCGGCCCGTTATGTGGAGTTGGTGCGCATCGATGCCGCCCGCGCAGCACTCGACGCCGGCCGCACCGTTGCCGACACCGCACGGTTGGCGGGGTTCGGCAGCCCCGAGAGCCTGCGGCGGGTGTTCGTCGACCACCTCGGCGTCTCGCCAAAGGCCTACCGGGAGAGATTCCGCACCGCGTCCCGCAGCTGA
- a CDS encoding cupin domain-containing protein, whose amino-acid sequence MTVDHQTASALLSQVARSSAGPALDVFGATVEFLSRTDEFCVMRGVVPPGAVVPLHRHADAEDFFILSGQQQVLVSVGNQLAWRDASAGDYVRIPGNVMHAHRNVTDEPAVDLIITTSRLGRFFAEIGRPVTKDLRPPTAAELAKFVEASARYGYVLATPQENAAYGIDMPVFSG is encoded by the coding sequence GTGACTGTCGATCATCAAACCGCCAGTGCGCTGTTGTCTCAGGTGGCTCGCTCCTCAGCTGGCCCGGCCCTGGACGTCTTCGGTGCAACCGTCGAATTCCTCAGCCGCACAGACGAATTCTGCGTTATGCGCGGCGTGGTGCCGCCCGGAGCCGTGGTACCGCTGCACCGGCACGCCGACGCTGAGGACTTCTTCATCCTCTCCGGGCAGCAACAGGTACTCGTTTCCGTCGGCAACCAACTGGCCTGGCGGGATGCGTCGGCTGGCGATTACGTGCGCATACCCGGCAACGTCATGCACGCTCACCGCAACGTCACCGATGAACCGGCCGTCGACCTCATCATCACCACGTCGCGACTCGGCAGGTTCTTCGCCGAAATCGGCCGCCCGGTCACGAAGGATCTGCGGCCGCCGACAGCGGCAGAACTTGCGAAGTTCGTCGAGGCGTCGGCGCGGTACGGATATGTGTTGGCGACGCCGCAGGAAAACGCGGCGTACGGCATCGACATGCCTGTGTTTTCGGGTTAA
- a CDS encoding aldehyde dehydrogenase, with product MAVDVVEGKLFADGKFRDADNVEPVIEAATEKVLGLGASATRADIDDAVAAARRALPDWRSTPPTDRAKALFTLADALEALALRTSELCSQETGAPITYSRQANGFLPAVIFRYYAGLIDTFDIEEFRPSLVGHTLVRHEPIGVVGAIVPWNVPQLLATMKLAPALAAGCTVVLKPAPETALDALAIAEAAEEAGLPPGVLNVIPGGRETGAYLVGHRDIDKVAFTGSTDTGRLIGQTCGQLVRPITLELGGKSAAIILDDAELETTIQGLRSVSFGNNGQLCYAGTRILAPRGRCGEFVDALAEMADGLVVGNPLDENVDIGPLVSSRQRERVLNYIEIGKAEGARIVTGGGVPADCRRGWYVAPTVFADVPNSARIARDEIFGPVLTVIPYESDREAIELANDSEFGLAGSVWSSDEARATQVARAVHTGTIGINMYQPDLGSPFGGIKASGFGRELGPEGLAAYHTTKSIFHAAGAAAAR from the coding sequence ATTGCAGTGGATGTAGTTGAGGGAAAGTTGTTTGCCGACGGGAAATTCCGCGACGCCGACAATGTCGAGCCGGTGATAGAAGCGGCAACGGAAAAGGTCCTGGGACTAGGAGCGAGCGCTACCCGCGCCGATATCGACGACGCCGTGGCGGCGGCCCGGCGCGCACTCCCCGACTGGCGGTCGACTCCACCCACCGATCGCGCCAAAGCCCTGTTTACGCTGGCCGACGCACTCGAGGCACTTGCGCTCCGTACGAGTGAGCTGTGCAGCCAGGAGACGGGCGCCCCCATCACGTACTCGCGGCAAGCCAATGGCTTCCTGCCGGCGGTGATATTCCGCTACTACGCAGGACTGATAGACACGTTTGACATCGAGGAATTCAGGCCGAGTCTGGTCGGGCACACCTTGGTGCGCCACGAGCCGATCGGCGTGGTGGGTGCCATCGTGCCGTGGAATGTGCCTCAACTCCTGGCCACGATGAAGCTGGCCCCAGCACTGGCAGCAGGCTGCACCGTGGTCTTGAAACCGGCGCCCGAGACGGCGCTGGACGCGCTGGCGATCGCAGAGGCAGCCGAAGAAGCGGGGCTACCGCCCGGCGTCCTCAACGTAATTCCGGGTGGGCGCGAGACCGGCGCGTACTTGGTAGGTCACCGCGATATCGACAAAGTGGCTTTCACCGGATCGACGGACACGGGACGGCTCATCGGGCAGACCTGCGGGCAACTTGTCCGTCCGATAACCCTGGAGTTGGGCGGGAAATCGGCCGCCATCATCCTTGACGACGCCGAACTGGAAACCACAATTCAAGGGCTGCGGTCGGTGTCCTTCGGTAACAACGGCCAATTGTGTTATGCCGGTACGCGGATCCTCGCGCCGCGCGGTCGCTGCGGGGAATTCGTTGACGCGCTGGCTGAGATGGCCGACGGTCTGGTCGTCGGAAATCCGCTCGACGAGAACGTCGACATCGGCCCGCTGGTCAGTTCGCGTCAGCGGGAACGGGTATTGAACTACATCGAGATCGGCAAGGCGGAAGGCGCCCGAATCGTTACCGGAGGCGGCGTACCGGCAGATTGCCGCCGTGGCTGGTATGTGGCGCCGACAGTGTTTGCCGACGTGCCCAATTCGGCGCGAATAGCCCGCGACGAGATCTTCGGACCGGTGCTGACGGTGATCCCCTACGAGTCGGACCGCGAAGCGATCGAACTAGCCAACGATTCGGAGTTCGGCCTTGCGGGCAGTGTGTGGTCGTCCGACGAGGCACGGGCCACCCAGGTGGCCCGTGCCGTGCACACGGGAACCATCGGCATCAACATGTATCAGCCCGACTTGGGTTCCCCCTTTGGCGGCATCAAAGCGAGCGGCTTCGGCCGTGAGCTCGGCCCTGAGGGTTTGGCCGCCTATCACACGACCAAGTCGATCTTCCACGCGGCCGGCGCCGCTGCAGCACGATGA
- a CDS encoding helix-turn-helix domain-containing protein produces the protein MSAAIWRFRGERVYELRGPAREGIDLVSLALSGKHHHTYFGNGRKKWSRPHPAFHMNLVAAGEHPRGIFRSERPFSYLHVYLPHRLVERVAAQSGVMKAAGSVTLTDPMCSRDPFVENIARQIVREMSYPDAYSAMTIDLLAQHLVVRLIREHSSLSGSITRTERSVAGYRDWRLKRLVEYLEAHVSDDVGLNDLAELVGLSAARVATLFREGTGEPPHRWLMNRRVTKACELLGNPSLSIGEIAQQCGFASPQHLATVMRRLLATTPTEFRAGKLGADIV, from the coding sequence GTGTCGGCAGCGATCTGGCGCTTTCGCGGCGAGCGGGTCTACGAATTGCGGGGGCCGGCTCGGGAAGGCATAGACCTGGTCTCCCTTGCGCTCAGCGGCAAACATCACCACACCTACTTCGGGAACGGCCGGAAGAAATGGAGCCGCCCGCATCCGGCCTTCCACATGAATCTGGTTGCGGCCGGCGAGCATCCCCGAGGGATATTCAGGTCAGAGCGGCCATTCAGTTACCTACACGTGTATCTACCGCACAGGCTGGTCGAACGTGTCGCCGCGCAGAGCGGTGTTATGAAGGCGGCCGGCTCCGTAACGCTTACCGACCCGATGTGCTCGCGTGATCCGTTCGTGGAGAACATCGCCCGTCAGATCGTTCGCGAAATGAGCTACCCGGACGCGTATTCGGCTATGACGATCGATTTGCTCGCTCAGCATCTGGTCGTCCGCCTTATCCGGGAGCATTCCAGTCTTTCCGGTTCCATTACCCGAACGGAGAGAAGTGTTGCCGGGTACCGTGATTGGCGCCTGAAGCGGCTGGTCGAGTATCTCGAAGCCCACGTGTCCGATGATGTCGGCCTAAACGACCTGGCCGAACTGGTGGGACTGTCAGCGGCACGCGTGGCAACACTGTTCCGTGAAGGAACAGGAGAGCCACCCCATCGGTGGTTGATGAACCGCCGTGTCACCAAGGCGTGTGAGCTGCTGGGCAACCCCTCCTTGAGTATCGGCGAGATCGCGCAGCAATGCGGATTCGCCAGTCCACAACATCTGGCGACTGTGATGCGCCGGCTGCTCGCCACCACACCCACCGAATTTCGTGCCGGCAAGCTTGGAGCTGACATTGTCTGA
- a CDS encoding hydrogenase, with the protein MLVGRDSNPKALTPQRFEEAVPMTELQVTGRRLVWHGMLLFLIGVVTGTQQRRFTNMRMALSAHLEGVMNGTFLIALGAIWTQVKLPPNLRRAARWTTLYGTYGNWLFTTVGAALGTAAANPTLSQGHRGKPWQERLVLLGFRSMRYAFLTAVVLIFSGLTRGLSEE; encoded by the coding sequence GTGCTGGTGGGCCGGGATTCGAACCCGAAAGCTTTGACACCACAACGGTTCGAGGAGGCGGTCCCCATGACCGAATTGCAAGTGACGGGTCGGCGTTTGGTTTGGCATGGCATGTTGTTGTTCCTGATTGGTGTAGTGACAGGGACCCAGCAGCGCCGCTTCACCAACATGCGCATGGCGCTTTCGGCGCACCTGGAAGGGGTGATGAACGGCACCTTCCTGATCGCGCTGGGTGCGATCTGGACCCAGGTCAAACTGCCGCCCAACCTAAGGCGCGCGGCTCGCTGGACGACCCTCTACGGCACCTACGGCAACTGGTTGTTCACCACGGTTGGCGCCGCGCTCGGCACCGCGGCCGCCAATCCGACGCTGTCGCAGGGACATCGTGGCAAGCCGTGGCAGGAGCGGCTGGTTCTGCTTGGTTTCCGGAGCATGCGGTACGCGTTTCTCACCGCGGTGGTGCTGATTTTCTCGGGCTTGACCCGTGGGCTGTCCGAGGAGTGA